Proteins from a genomic interval of Chroococcidiopsis thermalis PCC 7203:
- the cas2 gene encoding CRISPR-associated endonuclease Cas2, producing the protein MNVVISYDISEDKRRTKIHNVLKSYGQWVQYSVFECQLSDTQYAKLRWRLNKLIKPDTDSIRFYFLCACCFGKVERIGGEPVYDDTIFFAECADG; encoded by the coding sequence ATGAATGTTGTTATTTCTTACGATATCTCCGAAGATAAGCGCCGTACCAAAATCCATAACGTTCTTAAGTCTTACGGGCAATGGGTGCAGTACAGCGTGTTTGAATGCCAGTTGAGCGATACTCAATATGCTAAATTACGTTGGCGTTTAAATAAGTTAATTAAGCCGGATACTGATAGTATTCGATTTTATTTTCTATGCGCCTGCTGTTTTGGTAAAGTTGAGCGTATTGGTGGTGAACCAGTTTATGATGACACTATTTTCTTTGCTGAATGCGCGGATGGGTAG
- the cas1d gene encoding type I-D CRISPR-associated endonuclease Cas1d yields MGTVYITQEDAFIGKADERLHVRFDKKTILDVPLIKIDGVVVMGRATVSPAAISELLERHIPLTFLTETGRYLGRLEPEVSKNIFVRKAQWQAAGESVQAIHVVQGFVRGKLKNYRNLLIRRQREFPDLDLSAYITRLEQAIAPIDTTNSINSLRGLEGAGSAAYFNCFHQLIRATEFTFTTRSRRPPTDPVNSLLSFGYSLLRHDIQGAIDIVGFDPYLGYLHCERYGRPALALDLMEEFRPLIVDAVVLSALNKRLLTPAEFVTEPLSHAVSLTAEGRKTFLRLYAQKKQSEFKHPVLGRKCSYQEAFELQARLLAKYLMGESEKYPPLILK; encoded by the coding sequence ATGGGTACGGTTTATATCACTCAAGAAGATGCTTTTATTGGCAAAGCAGATGAACGTCTTCATGTCAGATTTGATAAAAAAACAATTTTAGATGTGCCGTTAATTAAAATAGATGGTGTTGTAGTTATGGGACGTGCTACCGTTTCACCAGCGGCGATTTCCGAACTACTCGAACGCCATATACCTCTGACTTTTCTGACAGAAACAGGTCGTTATTTAGGTAGATTGGAGCCAGAAGTTAGTAAAAACATTTTTGTTCGCAAGGCACAATGGCAAGCAGCTGGTGAGTCAGTTCAAGCAATTCATGTAGTTCAAGGTTTTGTGCGCGGTAAGCTAAAAAACTACCGAAATCTACTTATCCGTCGCCAACGGGAATTTCCAGACTTAGATTTATCAGCATATATTACACGTTTAGAGCAGGCGATCGCACCGATTGACACGACTAACAGTATTAACTCGCTGCGCGGTTTGGAGGGTGCTGGTAGTGCGGCTTATTTTAACTGCTTCCATCAACTGATTCGGGCTACAGAATTTACTTTTACCACGCGCAGCCGCCGTCCGCCGACTGACCCAGTTAATTCTTTACTCAGCTTTGGCTATTCATTATTACGGCATGATATTCAAGGGGCGATCGATATTGTTGGGTTCGATCCATATTTAGGATATCTCCACTGCGAACGTTATGGTAGACCAGCGCTAGCATTGGATTTAATGGAAGAGTTTCGTCCCTTGATAGTAGATGCAGTCGTGTTATCTGCCTTGAATAAGCGACTTTTGACACCCGCAGAATTTGTGACGGAACCGTTAAGTCATGCGGTATCTCTGACTGCGGAAGGGCGAAAAACATTCTTGCGCTTATACGCGCAGAAGAAGCAGTCTGAGTTCAAGCACCCAGTTCTAGGACGTAAATGTAGTTACCAAGAAGCATTTGAACTACAAGCACGGTTACTAGCGAAATACTTAATGGGTGAAAGTGAGAAATATCCACCGTTGATTTTGAAGTAG
- the cas4 gene encoding CRISPR-associated protein Cas4: MDDLDYIPIAALNQYAYCPHRCWRMFCVGEFIDNQYTIEGTSLHDRVHTLGEGSREETRQIRAIWLKSERYKLIGKADLIEVENGQWYPVEYKRGRKGEWDNDELQVCAQALCLEEMTGQCISNGYIYYAHSHQRQLVEITNQLRQSAIATIQAVQTLLMTGEIPKAIKTKRCDGCSLFSRCLPGAVDKIGRYQEAK; the protein is encoded by the coding sequence ATGGACGATCTTGATTACATTCCTATCGCTGCATTAAATCAATATGCCTACTGTCCGCACCGCTGCTGGCGAATGTTTTGTGTAGGGGAATTTATCGATAACCAATACACAATTGAAGGAACGAGTTTACACGATCGCGTTCATACGTTAGGAGAAGGAAGTCGAGAAGAAACTCGGCAAATTCGAGCAATTTGGCTGAAGTCCGAACGATACAAATTAATTGGAAAGGCTGATTTAATTGAAGTAGAAAACGGTCAATGGTATCCAGTGGAATACAAGCGAGGACGTAAAGGAGAATGGGATAACGACGAACTACAAGTTTGCGCCCAAGCTTTGTGTTTAGAAGAAATGACTGGACAATGTATTAGTAATGGCTATATTTACTATGCTCATTCGCACCAACGTCAACTAGTAGAAATTACTAACCAATTGCGTCAAAGTGCGATCGCAACTATTCAAGCCGTTCAAACATTGCTAATGACAGGAGAGATACCAAAGGCTATTAAAACAAAACGCTGTGATGGATGTAGCTTATTTTCACGCTGCTTGCCTGGTGCTGTAGATAAGATCGGACGCTATCAAGAAGCCAAGTAA